Proteins encoded within one genomic window of Sphaerisporangium krabiense:
- a CDS encoding radical SAM protein: MRFDALPLVEESPAARPRIERRAVRRAVGATTFYEVPARTVIERVPETAGLGVSWAVSPYRGCAHACLYCAARGGHRQLGLDGERDFGSAIVVKTDAARRLRAELAAPRWAGEPVGIGFNGDCYQEAEQTYQLMPGIVAALRDAGNPFRVMTKSALVLRDAELLAEAAQVAEVEVRVSIGFVDDRLRRAVEPAAPSAQKRLELCAELGERGVPCGVLMGPILPCLTDSEDQLRAVVRRVAEAGAVSLTPMVLQLPPGAREWYLRWLAEEHPRLLPRYEELYAGGPPAGEDYRRRVVAQVSELARLYGIGARRAPWSPRRLADRQLALL; this comes from the coding sequence ATGCGTTTCGACGCCCTTCCCCTCGTCGAGGAGAGCCCCGCGGCGCGCCCGCGGATCGAACGGCGGGCGGTGCGCCGTGCCGTGGGGGCCACGACCTTCTACGAGGTGCCGGCGCGCACGGTGATCGAACGGGTGCCCGAGACCGCCGGCCTCGGGGTTTCCTGGGCGGTCAGCCCCTACCGCGGCTGCGCCCACGCCTGCCTGTACTGCGCCGCCCGCGGCGGCCACCGCCAGCTCGGCCTGGACGGCGAGCGCGACTTCGGCTCGGCGATCGTGGTGAAGACCGACGCCGCCCGGCGGCTGCGCGCCGAGCTGGCCGCGCCGCGCTGGGCGGGCGAGCCGGTGGGCATCGGCTTCAACGGCGACTGCTACCAGGAGGCCGAGCAGACCTACCAGCTGATGCCCGGCATCGTGGCCGCGCTGCGCGACGCCGGCAACCCCTTCCGGGTGATGACCAAGAGCGCGCTGGTCCTGCGGGACGCCGAGCTGCTGGCCGAGGCCGCCCAGGTCGCCGAGGTCGAGGTGCGGGTGTCGATCGGCTTCGTGGACGACCGGCTGCGCCGCGCCGTCGAGCCCGCCGCCCCGAGCGCGCAAAAGCGGCTGGAGCTGTGCGCGGAGCTCGGCGAGCGGGGCGTGCCGTGCGGGGTGCTGATGGGGCCGATCCTGCCCTGCCTGACCGATTCGGAGGACCAGCTGCGGGCGGTGGTGCGCCGCGTGGCCGAGGCGGGCGCCGTGAGCCTCACCCCCATGGTGCTGCAACTGCCGCCCGGCGCCCGCGAGTGGTACCTGCGGTGGCTGGCCGAGGAGCACCCGCGCCTGCTCCCCCGGTACGAGGAGCTGTACGCCGGCGGGCCGCCGGCCGGGGAGGACTACCGGCGCCGCGTCGTCGCGCAGGTGTCGGAGCTGGCGCGCCTGTACGGCATCGGCGCCCGCCGCGCCCCGTGGAGCCCTCGCCGCCTGGCCGACCGCCAGCTCGCCCTGCTGTGA
- a CDS encoding ABC transporter permease, which translates to MVTTWIAARISPGRVGAVIGRNVGALRSGPAYWLVLVSGFFEPLLYLLSIGVGVGALVGELPVGGRSLDYATFVAPAMLAVSAMSGALAETTYNFFFKMKYSKTFEAVLATPVRPLEVALGELGWAMVRGSVYTALFLVVMVALGLTSPLGALAAFPATVLVGLAFGAIGMAVSTLMRGWQDFDLMSTGQFALFLFSGTFSPVTDYPAPLQVLVQLTPLYHAVELVRAPAIGQAGWGLLPHILYLLAMMAVGLLFAARRLRRTLTV; encoded by the coding sequence ATGGTGACCACGTGGATCGCCGCCCGGATCTCCCCCGGCCGGGTCGGCGCGGTGATCGGCCGCAACGTCGGGGCGCTGCGCTCGGGCCCGGCGTACTGGCTGGTGCTGGTGTCGGGCTTCTTCGAGCCGCTGTTGTACCTTCTGTCGATCGGGGTGGGGGTCGGCGCCCTGGTGGGCGAGCTGCCCGTGGGCGGCCGCAGCCTGGACTACGCCACCTTCGTCGCCCCCGCCATGCTCGCGGTCTCCGCCATGTCCGGCGCGCTGGCCGAGACCACCTACAACTTCTTCTTCAAGATGAAGTACTCCAAGACCTTCGAGGCCGTGCTCGCCACACCGGTGCGGCCCTTGGAGGTCGCCCTCGGGGAGCTCGGCTGGGCCATGGTGCGCGGCTCGGTGTACACCGCGCTGTTCCTGGTGGTCATGGTGGCGCTCGGGCTGACCTCCCCGCTCGGCGCGCTGGCCGCCTTCCCCGCCACGGTGCTGGTGGGGCTGGCCTTCGGCGCGATCGGCATGGCCGTCAGCACGCTGATGCGCGGCTGGCAGGACTTCGATCTGATGTCCACCGGCCAGTTCGCCCTGTTCCTGTTCTCGGGCACCTTCTCCCCCGTCACCGACTACCCCGCCCCGCTGCAGGTCCTGGTCCAGCTGACCCCGCTGTACCACGCGGTGGAGCTGGTGCGCGCGCCGGCCATCGGGCAGGCCGGCTGGGGCCTGCTGCCCCACATCCTGTACCTGCTCGCCATGATGGCGGTGGGCCTGCTGTTCGCCGCCCGCCGCCTGCGGCGCACCCTCACGGTCTGA
- a CDS encoding DMT family transporter: MAWVLLAAAIVSEVLATTALKLSDGFAHKGWAVVVVIGYLTSFAMLGRALKLQMEIGVAYAVWSGVGTAAIAVIGALFLGEALSPAKVAGIVLIIAGVVLLNLAGSH; this comes from the coding sequence ATGGCGTGGGTGCTGCTCGCCGCCGCGATCGTCTCGGAGGTGCTGGCCACCACGGCGCTGAAGCTGAGCGACGGGTTCGCCCACAAGGGCTGGGCGGTGGTGGTGGTGATCGGTTACCTGACCTCCTTCGCCATGCTGGGGCGGGCGCTGAAGCTCCAGATGGAGATCGGCGTGGCCTACGCGGTGTGGTCGGGGGTGGGGACGGCGGCCATCGCCGTGATCGGGGCGCTGTTCCTCGGCGAGGCGCTCAGCCCGGCCAAGGTGGCCGGGATCGTGCTGATCATCGCCGGAGTGGTCCTGCTGAACCTGGCAGGCTCCCATTGA
- a CDS encoding DUF952 domain-containing protein: MTILHLALAGDWTAAVRAGEYRVSTLGRTLAQEGYIHACADLEQLRGVAGRYYGQVAEPLVVLAIDEQRLECPVVLEVPAGAGEAFPHIYGPLPVSAVVEVTPFTP; the protein is encoded by the coding sequence GTGACGATTCTTCATCTGGCGCTGGCCGGTGACTGGACGGCGGCGGTGCGGGCGGGGGAGTACCGCGTGTCCACCCTGGGGCGGACGCTGGCGCAGGAGGGGTACATCCACGCCTGCGCCGATCTGGAGCAGTTGCGCGGGGTGGCCGGGCGCTACTACGGCCAGGTGGCCGAGCCGCTGGTGGTGCTGGCCATCGACGAGCAGCGGCTGGAGTGCCCGGTGGTCCTGGAGGTGCCGGCCGGAGCGGGCGAGGCCTTCCCCCACATCTACGGCCCGCTGCCGGTGAGCGCCGTGGTCGAGGTGACCCCCTTCACCCCCTGA
- a CDS encoding GlxA family transcriptional regulator → MTPFRSVVAYAGQEVSAFGLGVISKVFADRTHLGLPSFSFQVCTDEPGPVYTDLGLRLEVPHGLELMAGADLVVLLPNERRPPALSPEVVAAVRAAHRAGAILASFCTGSYLLAATGLLDGRRATTHWSLAADLAARYPRVTVVPEALYVDEGRLVTGAGDAAGIDMSLHLLRREHGGAVANAIARETVTAPHRDGGQAQYIPAPVPAAGEDERLAEVLEWVRANLSKPLSVSDLAAQALMSPRTFARRFKAATGTTPQAWIRGQRLLVAEELLETTDLRIEEIARDVGFGSVTVLREQIVKRRGVSPRAYRRTFSRR, encoded by the coding sequence GTGACTCCGTTCCGATCCGTGGTCGCCTACGCCGGGCAGGAAGTCAGCGCCTTCGGCTTGGGCGTGATCAGCAAAGTCTTCGCCGACCGCACCCATCTCGGTCTCCCTTCCTTCTCCTTCCAGGTGTGCACCGACGAACCGGGCCCGGTGTACACCGATCTCGGGCTGCGGCTGGAGGTCCCGCACGGGCTGGAGCTGATGGCCGGGGCCGACCTGGTGGTGCTGCTGCCCAACGAGCGTCGCCCGCCGGCGCTGTCGCCGGAGGTGGTGGCGGCCGTGCGCGCCGCCCACCGGGCCGGGGCGATCCTGGCGAGCTTCTGCACCGGCTCCTACCTGCTGGCGGCCACCGGCCTGCTGGACGGCCGCCGCGCCACCACGCACTGGAGCCTGGCCGCCGACCTGGCGGCCCGCTACCCGCGGGTCACGGTCGTGCCCGAGGCCCTGTACGTCGACGAGGGCCGCCTGGTGACCGGCGCCGGCGACGCGGCCGGGATCGACATGAGCCTGCACCTGCTGCGCCGCGAGCACGGCGGGGCGGTGGCCAACGCGATCGCCCGCGAGACGGTGACCGCGCCGCACCGCGACGGCGGACAGGCCCAGTACATCCCCGCGCCGGTGCCCGCGGCGGGCGAGGACGAGCGGCTGGCCGAAGTCCTGGAATGGGTGCGCGCCAACCTCAGCAAGCCGCTGTCGGTGAGCGACCTCGCCGCCCAGGCGCTGATGAGCCCGCGCACCTTCGCCCGCCGTTTCAAGGCCGCCACCGGCACCACCCCGCAGGCGTGGATACGCGGCCAGCGCCTGCTGGTGGCCGAGGAACTGCTGGAGACCACCGACCTGCGCATCGAGGAGATCGCCCGCGACGTCGGGTTCGGCTCGGTCACCGTGCTGCGCGAGCAGATCGTCAAACGGCGCGGGGTCTCCCCGCGCGCCTACCGCCGCACCTTCAGCCGCCGCTGA
- a CDS encoding winged helix-turn-helix transcriptional regulator codes for MADAIGAEDVTWTDPACPVARTLDVIGDRWSLLIVRDAMDGARAFTDFQQRTGIARNILTDRLRRLVERGILDRQAAPSGRRRLYTLTPAGRDLFTVIVALRQWGERHAFAPGETHSVLVDGLGLPLAQLRPIGASGDPAGVDTTFVRKDG; via the coding sequence ATGGCCGACGCGATCGGCGCCGAGGATGTGACCTGGACCGACCCGGCCTGCCCCGTGGCGCGGACCCTCGATGTGATCGGCGACCGCTGGAGCCTGCTCATCGTCCGCGACGCCATGGACGGCGCGCGGGCGTTCACCGACTTCCAGCAGCGCACCGGCATCGCCCGCAACATCCTCACCGACCGGCTGCGCCGGCTGGTCGAACGAGGCATCCTCGACCGGCAGGCCGCGCCCTCGGGCAGGCGGCGGCTCTACACGCTCACCCCTGCCGGGCGCGACCTGTTCACCGTCATCGTGGCCCTGCGCCAGTGGGGCGAACGTCACGCCTTCGCCCCCGGGGAGACCCATTCCGTCCTGGTCGACGGCCTCGGCCTCCCGCTCGCGCAGCTTCGGCCGATCGGCGCGAGCGGCGACCCCGCCGGCGTCGACACGACCTTCGTGCGAAAGGACGGCTGA
- a CDS encoding MFS transporter, translating into MGLTTGRRTLFAAICAVAVASIYAAQPLLPLIGRDLGVPEARLGWVVAAGQLGYLAGLAVLVPLGDMIDRRRLIAGHLALTALGAVLAATATRAWVLLAALAVAGLFAVVVQTTVAYAAALSAPGERGRDLGVVTSGVVIGILGARVVAGASAAVWGWRSVYLALAVLLVTLACLLHATLPPDTRAGRARYRQVQASLGALFRDRLFLSRGLIAFFLFASFGTLWSGLALPLAAAPWHLSTAQIGLFGVAGLAGALGAARAGRMADAGSANAVTGGALVILAASWPAVGQASWSLWLVAAGVVVLDFAVQAVHVSNQHLLTMAHPHRTSSVIGGYMVFYSLGSALGATATTTVFAGAGWTGSSVLGAAFAACALVVWAAPQALTRRRSGRPAGSAPPARGCPDRPGRPPVAGPGRC; encoded by the coding sequence ATGGGTCTGACCACCGGCCGAAGGACGTTGTTCGCCGCGATCTGCGCGGTCGCCGTCGCGAGCATCTACGCCGCGCAGCCGCTTCTCCCCCTGATCGGAAGAGACCTGGGCGTACCCGAGGCGCGCCTGGGATGGGTCGTCGCCGCCGGGCAGCTCGGCTACCTGGCAGGACTGGCCGTCCTCGTCCCGCTCGGCGACATGATCGACCGGCGCAGGCTCATCGCGGGGCATCTTGCGCTCACCGCGCTCGGCGCGGTGCTGGCCGCGACGGCCACCCGGGCCTGGGTGCTGCTCGCCGCCCTGGCGGTCGCGGGCCTGTTCGCGGTCGTCGTGCAGACGACGGTCGCCTACGCCGCCGCCCTGTCGGCCCCGGGGGAACGCGGCCGCGACCTCGGCGTGGTGACCTCCGGTGTCGTCATCGGCATCCTCGGGGCACGCGTGGTGGCCGGCGCCTCGGCCGCGGTGTGGGGGTGGCGGAGCGTGTACCTCGCGCTCGCCGTGCTCCTGGTGACGCTGGCGTGCCTGCTCCACGCGACCCTGCCCCCGGACACCCGCGCCGGCCGTGCGCGGTATCGGCAGGTGCAGGCGTCGCTGGGCGCGCTGTTCCGTGACCGCCTGTTCCTCTCGCGCGGGCTGATCGCCTTCTTCCTGTTCGCCTCCTTCGGCACGCTGTGGAGCGGCCTGGCGCTCCCGCTGGCCGCCGCCCCGTGGCATCTGAGCACGGCGCAGATCGGCCTGTTCGGCGTCGCCGGCCTGGCCGGCGCTCTGGGCGCCGCCCGGGCGGGACGCATGGCCGACGCCGGATCAGCGAACGCCGTCACCGGCGGAGCGCTCGTCATCCTCGCCGCCTCGTGGCCGGCCGTGGGGCAGGCGTCGTGGTCGCTGTGGCTCGTCGCCGCCGGCGTGGTCGTGCTCGACTTCGCCGTGCAAGCCGTGCACGTGAGCAACCAGCACCTGCTCACCATGGCCCACCCGCACCGCACCAGCAGCGTCATCGGCGGCTACATGGTCTTCTACTCCCTCGGCTCCGCGCTCGGCGCCACCGCCACGACCACCGTGTTCGCCGGCGCCGGATGGACCGGCTCCAGCGTCCTCGGCGCGGCCTTCGCGGCCTGCGCCCTGGTCGTCTGGGCCGCGCCGCAGGCTCTCACCCGCAGGCGGTCAGGCCGCCCAGCCGGGTCAGCGCCTCCTGCGAGAGGCTGCCCGGATCGGCCTGGTAGACCACCAGTTGCCGGCCCGGGGCGCTGTTGA